One genomic region from Podarcis raffonei isolate rPodRaf1 chromosome 16, rPodRaf1.pri, whole genome shotgun sequence encodes:
- the RNF34 gene encoding E3 ubiquitin-protein ligase RNF34, with product MKAGATSMWASCCGLLNEVMGTGAVRGQQPGFGGGANPFRFAPSTDFTVYTSSAAGGSNLVCKSCGLTFSVFRKRHVCCECKKDFCSMCSVLQETLRRCSTCQLLQETAFQRPQLMRLKVKDLRQYLILRNIPTDTCREKEDLVDLVLCHHGLASEEDTDTSSLYSARSQTSSFSTHPISLSGSVSSSQGDFAHRHESTGNELQIQGQSERLLANLGEEEENAEQTPGQSRKRARASLSDISSLDDIEGLNVRQLKEILARNFVNYSGCCEKWELVEKVSRLYRENEANHRTLGEKPQLNDEDDNLCRICMDAVIDCVLLECGHMVTCTKCGKRMSECPICRQYVVRAVHVFKS from the exons GCGGGAGCGACATCCATGTGGGCTTCCTGTTGTGGGTTGTTGAATGAAGTCATGGGGACAGGAGCTGTTCGTGGCCAACAACCTGGATTTGGGGGTGGAGCAAATCCCTTTAGATTTGCACCCAGTACAGACTTCACCGTGTATACCTCTTCAGCAGCAGGGGGATCTAATCTAGTCTGTAAATCTTGTGGCCTCACATTCTCTGTGTTCAGAAAAAGG CATGTCTGTTGTGAGTGCAAGAAGGATTTCTGCTCCATGTGTTCAGTCTTGCAAGAGACCCTCCGAAGATGCTCCACATGTCAGTTGTTGCAGGAGACAGCATTCCAGCGTCCGCAGCTAATGCGTTTGAAAGTCAAAGATTTGCGTCAGTACCTGATACTTCGAAATATCCCTACAGATACTTGTCGAGAAAAGGAAGACTTGGTAGATCTTGTACTGTGCCATCATGGATTGGCTTCTGAAGAGGATACAGACACTAGCAGCTTGTATTCAGCACGATCACAGACTTCTAGTTTTTCTACACATCCTATTTCTCTGTCAGGTTCTGTATCGTCCTCTCAGGGAGACTTCGCACATAGGCATGAGAGCACAGGAAATGAATTACAGATACAG GGACAAAGTGAGAGACTCTTGGCAAACCTTGGTGAAGAGGAGGAAAATGCAGAGCAG ACCCCAGGGCAGTCCAGGAAGCGTGCAAGAGCCTCACTATCTGATATTTCAAGCCTGGATGATATTGAAGGGCTAAATGTTCGCCAGCTGAAGGAAATACTTGCTCGCAACTTTGTCAACTACTCGGGATGCTGTGAAAAATGGGAGCTGGTGGAAAAAGTGAGCAGGCTCTACAGGGAGAATGAAGCAAATCACAGGACTT TGGGGGAGAAACCTCAACTGAATGATGAGGACGACAACCTCTGCAGGATCTGCATGGATGCAGTGATTGATTGCGTGCTTTTGGAGTGCGGCCACATGGTCACCTGCACAAAATGCGGCAAGCGAATGAGCGAATGTCCCATCTGCCGACAGTATGTTGTAAGAGCCGTGCACGTCTTCAAGTCATGA